A section of the Oryzias latipes chromosome 10, ASM223467v1 genome encodes:
- the LOC101167550 gene encoding ankyrin repeat and KH domain-containing protein 1 isoform X1: MQDAVAGTAMLTDGFEDEIDSVTPRSPVAEMGVGATPGGVGLGGIGIGVGGKKVRLYSEPGGPGAERLDFKLAAAAVLSSGPGSGSDEDEVSEVESFILDQEDLDNPIMKTASELLLSSATDGVDLRTVDPETQARLEALLEAAGIGKLSTADGKAFADPEVLRRLTSSVSCALDEAAAALTRMRAENTLNAGQADNLVIFSRSLAEACSDGDVNAVRKLLDEGRSVNEHTEEGESLLCLACSAGYYELAQVLLAMHANVEDRGIKGDITPLMAAASGGYVDIVKLLLVHGADVNAQSSTGNTALTYACAGGFVDVVKVLLKEGANIEDHNENGHTPLMEAASAGHVEVARVLLEYGAGINTHSNEFKESALTLACYKGHLDMVRFLLEAGADQEHKTDEMHTALMEACMDGHVEVARLLLDSGAQVNMPADSFESPLTLAACGGHVELAALLIERGANLEEVNDEGYTPLMEAAREGHEEMVALLLAQGANINAQTEETQETALTLACCGGFLEVADFLIKAGADIELGCSTPLMEAAQEGHLELVKYLLAAGANVHATTATGDTALTYACENGHTDVADVLLQAGANLEHESEGGRTPLMKAARAGHLCTVQFLISKGANVNRTTANNDHTVVSLACAGGHLAVVELLLAHGADPTHRLKDGSTMLIEAAKGGHTNVVSYLLDYPNNILSVPAPDLSQFTPPSQDASQVPRVPFQALAMVVPPQEPDRAPSNISTPPPISSKGVSKQRQAAMQPGVPCSVGRGSEAEPLPPFHLCQPLECIVEETEGKLNELGQRISAIEKAQLQSLELIQGEPLTKDKIEELKKSREEQVQKKKKILKELQKVERRLQLKTQQQFTKEYMEAKGLKEDQEAGQSQGPGPGPGITATDPALLLSTAVVQAHTGSDTDEEANKDEEQEDQPGEDGEEEEEDDDEEEEGSDDDGEDDDYPKLPQVDTILYRDGPQQPPLPPSPQTQPQPPPPPLQAPFVPIQPLPDYNPADYAGSTSPELQRVLLGQQILGQQQGQGQQLAGLGPGMIPQHAPDGLMVATPAQTLTDTLDDIMAAVSSRVPMLNTTTSPTPLSQPPAQTPANIASPPSVLPLYPSVDIDAHTESNHDTALTLACAGGHEELVSVLLARGANIEHRDKKGFTPLILAATAGHVGVVEVLLDKCGDIEAQSERTKDTPLSLACSGGRQEVVELLLLRGANKEHRNVSDYTPLSLAASGGYVNIIKILLNAGAEINSRTGSKLGISPLMLAAMNGHVPAVKLLLDMGSDINAQIETNRNTALTLACFQGRAEVVSLLLDRKANVEHRAKTGLTPLMEAASGGYAEVGRVLLDKGADVNAPPVPSSRDTALTIAADKGHYKFCELLINRCAHIDVRNKKGNTPLWLAANGGHFEVVQLLVHASADVDAADNRKITPLMAAFRKGHVKVVQYLVKEVNQFPSDIECMRYIATIADKELLKKCHQCMETIVKAKDQQAAEANKNASILLKELDLEKSREESKKQALAAKREKRKEKRKKKKEEQKRKQEEEEGQKTKEESSEMHDQKEDSADEAEVPIEPPSATTTTTIGISATSPTFTTPFGKKRANVATTPSTNRKNKKNKTKDSAPSEPIILQDPQVVLAQHKADKNKIHGEPRGGGGGVTGGNSDSDPLDSTDCASESSSSGGKSQELNYLPDLTSFASSSSSSSSSSSSSSSAPSSGAAPSQIPLPGPEKRHFPQPQADSKVDNKVTVSISKPLQKVPDANDSTSNSLPSPFKPMVLPVTSPNTKHSLTSPKRIQKRDEGWKEVVRRSKKLSVPASVVSRIMGRGGCNITAIQDVTGAHIDVDKQKDKNGERMITIRGGTESTRYAVQLINALIQDPAKELEDLIPRNHIRAPGSKTTPASFSSTVGTTSGSTTSTKALSSLVTSPCVPFQPPSTSSSSSQSAGKIGKGLSSNIRQPFPVSLPLAYAHPQLALLAQTMHQIRHPRLPMAQFGGTFSPQSSTWGPFPVRPVSPGSANSSPKHNGGANNAGAQARSNSTHSEHSITASSGTAVPTSNMTTTSVPNTSAASPHPTNPTPYNPQQSVPTPSSVRKQLFAPDPKLAGATPVSSAAQCSGSNTVAGTASPAHHSSTTTTANPSLEPVGSISQAPAQPAKSEPSGVAPPGKDKLPLHGESQTVSVSESINSVGFSSQAMTVVSKSESRQQLPPPPSSASSTEAPPPLLNPQPSSHLPSASAPILSPRVAHPNNTIPHFSAPAPRISHRMQPSGPYYSLSEQQTQQQQLSGFVPPSKESLKQTQNQTSQPPSGPAQAQSHAHGQAPGSLQVSVNMGIINGSQMPHVTGAGKPQQIPPNFGPAGLFSISSIFDNSQVGNSQVWGACHLPARSPPEQSYSAHPPFVMGQMENMMPPPPPDSSKAPGYRPVSQAISGSHMYVQQGHGGVGTPSISRQHFSPHPWSASTSGESLVLPPPTVSSSAMVPPPQPKPGNSSQQDRKVPPPIGTERLARIRQTGTVNPPLLPSSYPASVGQGGIWSFGVGSASEAMSGWSQPLMGSHMMHPQLQPDQSAFSQHQLMEQDDTGIANPANNYHQPQHLPSNYIDFQKGMPMSMYGGTMLTPHPPMAEGPGGPMYNGLHAGDPAWSPIIKVVPGSADNSDPQQQVWPGTWAPHVGNVHLNHVN; encoded by the exons ATGCAGGATGCTGTAGCCGGGACAGCAATGCTGACGGACGGCTTTGAGGACGAGATTGACTCGGTGACTCCTCGCTCCCCAGTGGCAGAGATGGGGGTAGGAGCGACACCAGGAGGAGTCGGACTAGGGGGCATTGGGATTGGTGTAGGTGGAAAGAAAGTGCGTTTGTACAGTGAACCAGGTGGACCTGGAGCAGAAAGACTGGATTTCAAACTAGCGGCTGCGGCCGTCCTCTCCTCGGGTCCAGGATCCGGCAGCGACGAAGACGAGGTTTCAGAG GTGGAGTCATTCATTTTGGACCAGGAGGACTTGGACAACCCCATCATGAAGACGGCATCAGAGTTGCTTTTGTCCAGCGCCACAGACGGAGTGGATTTGAGGACTGTTGATCCAGAGACGCAGGCCCGACTTGAAGCTCTGCTGGAAGCTGCAG GCATCGGTAAACTGTCCACTGCCGATGGCAAAGCTTTTGCAGACCCTGAAGTGCTACGGCGGCTGACGTCATCAGTGAGCTGTGCCCTGGATGAGGCTGCAGCTGCCCTGACCCGTATGAGAGCAGAAAACACACTCAACGCTGGTCAGGCTGACAA TTTGGTTATTTTCAGCCGCAGCTTAGCAGAGGCGTGTTCAGATGGAGATGTCAACGCTGTGCGCAAACTTCTGGATGAAGGCCGGAGCGTCAACGAACACACAGAAGAGGGAGAAAGCCTGTTGTGCCTGGCCTGCTCTGCTGGTTATTATGAACTTGCACAG GTTTTGTTGGCCATGCATGCCAATGTAGAAGATCGGGGCATCAAGGGGGACATAACGCCCCTGATGGCTGCTGCCAGTGGAGGCTATGTGGACATTGTCAAACTGCTCCTAGTCCATGGAGCAGATGTTAATGCACAATCTTCCACAG GCAACACAGCTCTGACGTATGCATGTGCCGGCGGCTTTGTGGATGTGGTTAAGGTGCTGCTAAAGGAGGGTGCAAACATTGAAGATCACAATGAGAATGGACACACTCCCCTCATGGAGGCGGCCAGCGCCGGCCATGTAGAAGTGGCCAGGGTCCTTTTGGAGTATGGCGCCGGCATCAACACACACTCCAACGAGTTCAAGGAGAGTGCTCTAACACTTGCCTGCTACAAAG GTCACTTGGATATGGTGCGCTTTCTCTTGGAGGCTGGAGCTGACCAGGAGCATAAAACAGATGAGATGCATACAGCACTAATGGAGGCTTGCATG GACGGCCATGTGGAGGTAGCGCGACTGCTGTTGGACAGCGGTGCACAGGTCAACATGCCAGCGGACTCCTTTGAGTCGCCCCTCACCCTTGCTGCGTGTGGAGGACACGTGGAGCTGGCAGCCTTGCTCATTGAGAGAGGTGCCAATTTGGAAGAG GTTAATGATGAAGGCTACACTCCGCTGATGGAGGCAGCAAGAGAAGGTCATGAAGAGATGGTAGCGCTTCTGTTAGCTCAAG GTGCTAACATCAACGCCCAGACAGAGGAGACCCAGGAGACTGCGTTGACACTGGCATGTTGCGGAGGCTTTTTGGAAGTTGCAGACTTCCTCATTAAAGCAGGAGCTGATATTGAGCTAGGATGCTCCACTCCTCTAATGGAAGCTGCACAGGAAGGCCATCTGGAGCTGGTCAAATACCTACTAGCTGCAg gTGCCAATGTTCATGCCACCACAGCAACAGGAGACACAGCATTGACCTATGCATGTGAGAATGGGCACACGGATGTGGCTGATGTGCTGCTGCAAGCTGGAGCCAACTTG GAGCATGAATCAGAAGGCGGCCGGACCCCCCTCATGAAGGCAGCAAGGGCGGGGCATCTCTGCACAGTACAGTTTCTCATCAGCAAAG GTGCTAATGTCAACAGAACTACTGCCAACAATGATCACACAGTGGTCTCTCTGGCCTGTGCTGGAGGGCATCTCGCTGTGGTGGAGTTGCTGTTGGCACACGGCGCAGATCCTACGCACAGACTCAAA GATGGTTCAACCATGCTGATTGAAGCTGCTAAGGGTGGCCACACTAACGTGGTGTCCTACTTGTTGGATTACCCCAACAACATCCTGTCTGTACCAGCCCCCGACCTGTCCCAGTTCACACCCCCATCACAAGACGCCTCTCAG GTTCCTCGTGTCCCATTCCAAGCTCTCGCCATGGTAGTACCCCCCCAGGAGCCCGACAGAGCCCCATCAAACATCTCCACACCCCCACCCATTTCCAGCAAAG GCGTGTCTAAACAGAGGCAAGCAGCCATGCAGCCCGGTGTCCCCTGTTCTGTGGGACGGGGGTCTGAAGCGGAGCCTCTGCCACCCTTCCACTTGTGCCAACCTCTGGAGTGCATTGTGGAGGAAACGGAGGGAAAGCTAAATGAGCTGGGCCAGAGAATTAGCGCTATTGAAAAGGCTCAGCTACAATCATTAGAGCTTATTCAGGGGGAGCCGCTCACCAAAGACAAGATTGAGGAGCTaaagaagagcagagaggaacag gtgcagaagaagaagaaaatcttgAAGGAGTTGCAGAAGGTAGAGCGTCGGCTGCAGTTGAAAACACAGCAACAGTTCACCAAAGAGTACATGGAAGCAAAGGGCTTAAAGGAAGATCAGGAGGCGGGACAAAGCCAGGGCCCGGGGCCGGGGCCTGGGATTACAGCAACAGACCCCGCGCTCCTCCTTTCCACGGCAGTTGTTCAGGCGCACACTGGCTCCGACACGGATGAAGAGGCCAACAAAGACGAGGAACAAGAAGACCAGCCAGGGGAGGACGGGGAAGAG gaagaggaagatgatgatgaagaagaggagggctCAGATGACGACGGCGAGGACGACGACTATCCCAAGCTTCCTCAGGTTGACACAATCCTCTATAGGGATGGACCACAgcagcctcctcttcctccttcgcCACAGACTCAGCCtcagcctcctcctccacctcttcaGGCTCCTTTTGTCCCAATCCAACCCCTGCCAGATTACAATCCTGCAGACTACGCAGGAAGTACAAGTCCAGAGCTGCAGAGGGTATTGCTGGGGCAACAGATTCTAGGGCAGCAGCAGGGTCAGGGTCAACAGCTTGCTGGGCTTGGTCCTGGAATGATACCGCAGCATGCTCCAGATGGGCTGATGGTAGCTACACCTGCGCAGACGCTCACAGACACGCTGGATGACATCATGGCAG ctGTGAGCAGTCGCGTGCCCATGCTGAACACTACGACTTCTCCCACGCCCCTCTCCCAGCCGCCTGCACAGACGCCCGCAAACATCGCATCTCCCCCTTCTGTACTGCCCTTGTACCCCTCTGTTGACATTGATGCACAT ACGGAGAGTAATCACGACACAGCGTTGACGTTAGCGTGTGCAGGAGGACACGAGGAGCTAGTGTCTGTCCTCCTGGCACGGGGAGCCAACATCGAGCACCGGGATAAGAAAG GGTTTACCCCTTTGATCCTGGCAGCCACTGCTGGCCACGTGGGAGTGGTTGAGGTGCTGCTTGACAAATGCGGTGACATCGAGGCCCAGTCAGAGAGAACCAAAGACACGCCCCTCTCGCTGGCCTGCTCCGGGGGACGCCAAGAG GTTGTGGAGTTGCTGCTGCTGCGTGGAGCCAACAAGGAACACCGCAACGTTTCAGACTACACTCCTCTGAGCTTGGCTGCTTCTGGAGGATATGTCAATATCATCAAGATACTCCTCAACGCTGGAGCTGAGATCAACTCCAG GACCGGCAGCAAGCTGGGAATCTCTCCGCTGATGCTGGCTGCGATGAACGGCCATGTGCCAGCTGTGAAGCTGTTGCTGGATATGGGCTCCGACATCAACGCCCAGATTGAAACCAACCGAAACACCGCTTTGACTCTAGCCTGCTTTCAGGGGCGGGCCGAGGTCGTCAGCCTGCTGCTCGATCGCAAGGCTAATGTTGAGCATCGGGCCAAG ACTGGTTTAACTCCTCTGATGGAAGCAGCCTCTGGAGGTTATGCAGAAGTGGGCCGTGTCCTGTTGGACAAAGGTGCTGATGTCAATGCTCCCCCTGTCCCCTCATCCCGAGACACTGCCCTCACCATTGCTGCTGACAAGGGCCACTACAAGTTCTGTGAGCTGCTTATCAACAG GTGCGCTCATATTGATGTACGAAACAAGAAAGGGAACACTCCTCTCTGGTTGGCAGCAAACGGTGGTCACTTTGAAGTTGTTCAGCTCCTTGTACACGCCAGCGCCGATGTGGATGCAGCCGACAACCGCAAAATCACCCCACTTATGGCGGCATTTCGCAAG GGTCACGTGAAGGTGGTTCAGTATCTTGTGAAGGAGGTTAACCAGTTCCCATCAGACATCGAGTGCATGAGATATATTGCTACCATCGCAGACAAG GAGCTGTTAAAGAAATGCCACCAATGTATGGAGACCATTGTCAAAGCTAAAGATCAGCAAGCAGCTGAAGCCAACAAAAATGCTAGCATTCTTCTTAAGGAGCTGGACCTGGAGAAG TCTCGAGAAGAGAGCAAGAAGCAGGCCCTGGCTGCAAAGCGGGAGAAGAGGAAGGAGAAACGcaagaagaaaaaggaggagcaaaagaggaagcaggaggaagaagagggacAGAAAACGAAGGAGGAGTCCTCTGAGATGCACGACCAGAAGGAGGATTCAGCTGATG AAGCTGAAGTTCCCATTGAACCTCCAAGTGcgaccaccaccaccaccatcggTATATCAGCCACCTCCCCCACCTTCACTACACCTTTTGGTAAGAAGCGAGCAAACGTGGCCACTACCCCAAGCACCAATCGcaagaacaaaaagaacaagACTAAGGATTCAGCACCAAGTGAACCAATTATATTACAGGACCCCCag GTTGTGTTAGCACAACACAAGGCTGACAAGAACAAGATCCATGGTGAGCCacgtggtgggggtgggggcgtGACGGGTGGCAACAGCGATTCTGACCCGCTGGACAGCACCGATTGTGCCagtgagagcagcagcagtggtgGGAAGAGTCAGGAGCTCAACTACCTCCCTGACCTCACCTCCttcgcctcctcctcctcttcctcttcttcttcttcatcctcctcatcctcggCCCCTTCCTCAGGAGCGGCCCCCTCCCAGATCCCCTTGCCTGGCCCAGAGAAGAGACACTTTCCTCAGCCGCAAGCTGACAGCAAAGTAGACAATAAGGTCACGGTCTCCATCTCAAAGCCACTGCAAAA AGTTCCAGATGCAAACGACTCCACCTCAAACTCTTTGCCTTCGCCGTTCAAACCCATGGTTCTTCCCGTCACGTCGCCCAACACCAAGCACAGCCTCACAAGTCCAAAGAGAATCCAAAAAAGAGATGAAGGGTGGAAAGAGGTGGTCAGAAG ATCAAAGAAGCTGTCTGTGCCAGCCTCTGTTGTGTCTCGGATCATGGGCCGAGGAGGCTGCAACATCACGGCCATTCAAGACGTGACAGGAGCTCATATTGACGTGGACAAACAGAAGGACAAGAATGGGGAGAGAATGATTACTAtcag AGGAGGGACGGAGTCTACACGGTATGCAGTGCAGCTGATCAACGCTCTAATCCAAGACCCAGCCAAGGAGCTTGAGGATCTAATTCCCCGAAACCACATCAGGGCCCCAGGCTCTAAAACAACCCCAGCATCCTTTTCTTCTACCGTAGGGACCACCAGTGGCTCAACTACCAGCACAAAGGCTTTAAGCTCATTGGTCACATCTCCCTGTGTTCCGTTCCAGCCCCCCTCcacatcttcatcctcctctcagTCTGCAGGGAAGATTGGGAAGGGGCTTTCATCAAACATCAGACAGCCTTTCCCAGTGTCTCTGCCCCTGGCATACGCCCACCCTCAGCTTGCCCTGCTGGCTCAGACGATGCACCAAATCAGACATCCTCGTCTACCTATGGCTCAGTTTGGAGGCACCTTCTCTCCCCAATCCAGTACCTGGGGTCCCTTCCCAGTCCGTCCCGTAAGTCCCGGCAGTGCTAACAGCTCCCCAAAACACAACGGAGGCGCAAACAATGCTGGTGCTCAGGCCAGATCCAACTCGACCCACAGCGAGCACAGCATCACAGCCAGCTCAGGAACGGCAGTCCCCACCTCCAACATGACCACCACTAGTGTGCCCAACACATCTGCAGCCTCGCCTCATCCCACTAATCCTACTCCGTATAATCCACAGCAAAGTGTCCCCACTCCTTCGTCTGTTAGGAAGCAGCTCTTTGCCCCTGACCCCAAACTTGCTGGCGCCACCCCTGTATCTTCTGCTGCTCAGTGCAGTGGTAGTAATACAGTAGCAGGCACGGCTTCTCCTGCACATCACAGTTCAACCACGACAACGGCAAACCCCTCTCTGGAGCCAGTAGGATCCATTTCTCAGGCCCCCGCCCAGCCCGCTAAATCAGAGCCCAGTGGTGTTGCCCCTCCTGGGAAGGACAAGCTGCCTCTACACGGAGAGAGCCAGACTGTGTCAGTCAGCGAGAGCATCAACTCTGTCGGTTTCAGTTCTCAAGCCATGACTGTAGTTTCCAAATCAGAGTCTCGACAGCAATTGCCacctcctccctcctctgcATCGTCGACGGAagctcctcctcccctccttaACCCACAGCCCAGTTCTCACCTTCCTTCAGCGTCGGCCCCCATCCTCTCCCCCAGGGTTGCGCACCCCAACAACACCATTCCTCATTTCTCAGCCCCCGCTCCCAGGATCTCTCATCGTATGCAGCCATCAGGGCCTTACTATTCCCTTTCTGAGCAACAGacgcagcagcaacagctgtcTGGGTTTGTGCCCCCAAGCAAGGAATCCCTCAAACAAACCCAAAACCAGACGTCCCAGCCACCAAGTGGACCCGCTCAAGCCCAATCACACGCCCATGGTCAGGCTCCAGGCTCCCTCCAGGTCTCTGTGAACATGGGGATCATCAACGGTTCCCAGATGCCGCATGTCACTGGTGCAGGGAAGCCTCAGCAGATCCCTCCCAACTTTGGTCCTGCAGGTCTcttcagcatcagcagcatctttGATAACAGCCAA GTGGGAAACAGTCAGGTATGGGGAGCGTGCCATTTACCTGCTCGATCACCACCAGAGCAGTCGTATTCAGCCCATCCGCCTTTTGTCATGGGCCAAATGGAAAATATGATGCCCCCACCTCCACCAGACAGCTCCAAAGCACCTGGTTACCGCCCTGTCTCTCAGG ctATATCTGGCAGCCATATGTACGTGCAGCAGGGTCACGGAGGAGTCGGCACACCCTCCATCAGCAGACAGCACTTCTCCCCTCACCCATGGAGTGCGTCCACGTCAG GTGAATCCCTCGTCCTGCCTCCTCCTACAGTGTCCTCCTCTGCCATGGTGCCTCCTCCCCAACCGAAGCCAGGCAACTCCTCCCAGCAGGACCGAAAAGTTCCCCCACCTATCGGCACCGAACGGTTGGCGAGAATCAGACAGACTGGTACAGTCAACCCACCTCTCCTCCCAAGCAGCTACCCGGCTTCAGTTGGACAGGGGGGCATTTGGTCTTTTGGAGTTGGTAGCGCCTCAG AGGCCATGTCTGGTTGGTCCCAACCCCTGATGGGCAGCCACATGATGCACCCGCAGCTGCAGCCTGATCAGTCGGCCTTCTCTCAGCACCAGCTCATGGAACAGGACGACACCGGCATTGCAAACCCTGCTAACAACTACCACCAGCCTCAACATTTGCCCAGCAATTACATAGACTTCCAGAAG GGTATGCCTATGTCAATGTATGGAGGAACTATGCTGACTCCCCATCCTCCCATGGCAGAGGGGCCTGGGGGTCCAATGTACAATGGTTTGCATGCAGGTGACCCTGCATGGAGCCCCATCATCAAAGTTGTACCTGGCAGTGCAGACAATTCTGACCCACAGCAGCAG GTCTGGCCTGGTACCTGGGCACCTCATGTGGGCAACGTGCACCTGAACCATGTCAACTAG